A region of Thermobifida halotolerans DNA encodes the following proteins:
- a CDS encoding HpcH/HpaI aldolase/citrate lyase family protein: protein MNRTDVDLPGPALLFCPGDRPDRYAKAAERADAVILDLEDSVAAEHKDRARALVVAGLADLDPARVIVRVNAPDSPWWADDVAAVTGAGVRLVMLPKAQRPEDVEALAPARVIALCETAAGVLAAERVAAAPSCAALSWGGEDLMADLGGASSRRADGAYHDVARYARSRVLLAAAAHGRPAVETVHVDIDDLAGLAASSAEAAAVGFVARMCVHPSHVAPIREAFAPDPSDVEWARGVLEAAERAPSGVFRYRGRMIDAPLLRQARGIVRRARN from the coding sequence GTGAACCGGACCGACGTCGACCTGCCGGGTCCGGCGCTGCTGTTCTGCCCCGGAGACCGGCCCGACCGCTACGCCAAGGCCGCCGAACGCGCCGACGCGGTCATCCTGGATCTGGAGGACAGCGTCGCCGCCGAGCACAAGGACCGGGCCCGTGCCCTCGTCGTCGCCGGACTCGCCGACCTCGACCCCGCGCGCGTGATCGTGCGCGTCAACGCGCCGGACAGCCCGTGGTGGGCCGACGACGTGGCGGCGGTGACCGGGGCGGGCGTGCGGCTGGTGATGCTGCCGAAGGCGCAGCGGCCCGAGGACGTCGAGGCGCTGGCGCCCGCCCGCGTGATCGCGCTGTGCGAGACGGCCGCCGGGGTGCTGGCCGCCGAGCGCGTCGCGGCCGCGCCCTCGTGCGCGGCGCTGAGCTGGGGCGGCGAGGACCTGATGGCGGACCTGGGCGGCGCCTCCAGCCGCCGCGCCGACGGCGCCTACCACGACGTGGCGCGGTACGCCCGCTCCCGGGTGCTGCTGGCCGCCGCGGCCCACGGACGGCCCGCCGTCGAGACCGTCCACGTCGACATCGACGACCTCGCCGGACTCGCCGCCTCCTCCGCGGAGGCCGCCGCGGTGGGGTTCGTCGCGCGCATGTGCGTCCACCCCTCCCACGTGGCCCCCATCCGCGAGGCGTTCGCCCCCGATCCCTCCGACGTGGAGTGGGCGCGCGGCGTGCTGGAGGCGGCCGAGAGGGCTCCCTCGGGGGTGTTCCGCTACCGGGGGCGGATGATCGACGCGCCGCTGCTGCGCCAGGCCCGCGGTATCGTGCGCCGCGCCCGGAACTGA
- a CDS encoding MaoC family dehydratase yields the protein MATERADGGGAEEAVRVEQRGLYYEELRTGVVYAHRPGRTVTDADNVLFSTLTMNPQSLHLDAHFSARTEFGRPLVNSLFTLSTLVGLSVNQLTQATTVANLGFGEVAFPHPVFSGDTLYAETRVLDKRLSTSRPDNGVVRFEHRALNQDGVLVARVERSALMLRLPEERR from the coding sequence GTGGCGACGGAGCGGGCGGACGGCGGCGGCGCGGAGGAGGCGGTCCGCGTCGAGCAGCGGGGGCTGTACTACGAGGAGCTGCGGACCGGCGTGGTCTACGCCCACCGCCCCGGACGCACCGTCACCGACGCCGACAACGTCCTGTTCAGCACGCTCACCATGAACCCGCAGAGCCTGCACCTGGACGCCCACTTCAGCGCGCGCACCGAGTTCGGCCGCCCGCTGGTCAACAGCCTGTTCACGCTGTCGACCCTGGTGGGCCTGAGCGTCAACCAGCTCACCCAGGCCACCACGGTCGCCAACCTCGGTTTCGGGGAGGTCGCCTTCCCCCACCCGGTGTTCAGCGGCGACACCCTCTACGCCGAGACCCGCGTGCTGGACAAGCGGCTGTCGACGTCGCGCCCGGACAACGGGGTCGTCCGCTTCGAGCACCGCGCCCTCAACCAGGACGGGGTGCTGGTGGCCCGGGTGGAGCGCTCGGCGCTGATGCTGCGCCTGCCAGAGGAGCGGCGGTGA
- a CDS encoding SDR family oxidoreductase, giving the protein MPNRRVLITGCSSGVGRALAVRLARRGHEVIASARSAAAVADLDVADRIGLDVTDPESVRRAARRLGAVDVLVNNAGRGMRAPVELAGDDDLRALWETNVLGPVRLIRAFLPAMRERGSGRIVNVSSVAGRRVMPLTGHYAASKHALEAIGEALRHEVRPFGVEVVTVEPGPVRTEFARNLLAADTTDPGPYREVAEWAAELGRAVNAPAQTAEEVADVVVAAVEAERVPLRIPTSPEAARAIADRTGRGDTEYEEWLYGVVPPPERPTGGGDAGTR; this is encoded by the coding sequence GTGCCGAACCGCCGAGTGCTGATCACCGGATGCTCCAGCGGAGTGGGCCGCGCACTCGCCGTCCGGCTGGCGCGGCGCGGCCACGAGGTGATCGCCTCCGCCCGCTCGGCGGCCGCCGTCGCCGACCTGGACGTGGCCGACCGGATCGGACTCGACGTCACCGACCCCGAGTCGGTGCGGCGGGCGGCGCGCCGACTCGGGGCGGTGGACGTGCTGGTCAACAACGCGGGCCGGGGCATGCGCGCACCGGTCGAGCTGGCCGGGGACGACGACCTGCGCGCGTTGTGGGAGACCAACGTCCTCGGTCCGGTCCGCCTGATCCGCGCGTTCCTGCCCGCGATGCGCGAGCGCGGCAGCGGCCGGATCGTCAACGTCTCCTCCGTCGCCGGACGCCGCGTGATGCCCCTGACCGGCCATTACGCCGCGAGCAAGCACGCCCTGGAGGCGATCGGCGAGGCCCTGCGCCACGAGGTGCGACCCTTCGGGGTGGAGGTGGTCACGGTGGAGCCCGGCCCGGTGCGCACCGAGTTCGCCCGCAACCTGCTGGCCGCCGACACCACCGACCCCGGCCCCTACCGGGAGGTGGCGGAGTGGGCCGCCGAACTGGGCCGCGCCGTCAACGCCCCCGCCCAGACGGCCGAGGAGGTCGCCGACGTCGTCGTCGCGGCGGTGGAGGCCGAACGGGTCCCGCTGCGGATCCCGACCTCCCCGGAGGCGGCCCGCGCCATCGCCGACCGCACCGGCCGCGGCGACACCGAGTACGAGGAGTGGCTGTACGGCGTCGTGCCGCCGCCGGAGCGGCCCACCGGGGGAGGAGACGCCGGTACCCGGTGA
- a CDS encoding pyrimidine reductase family protein: MLVRVLLNETAPDAARPGQQVDDAALAALYGYPSDAAERPWVRANFVATLDGAVTGDDGRSGSINTGADRAIFSLLRSLSDVVLVGAATVRAEEYRRARTAPRWSGLRRADQPPHPVVAVVSRSANLPSSILESRADAGDALLLTCRAAGSAALDRARRALGDERVVVLGEDGVAPDAALKALTGRGLCRVLCEGGPHLLHDLVAADLLDELCLTLAPRLVAGDHLRMLAGTPLDRPFLPRLLVESEGTLAGRWQRRRS, encoded by the coding sequence ATGCTGGTGCGAGTCCTGCTCAACGAGACGGCCCCCGACGCGGCGCGGCCCGGCCAACAGGTCGACGACGCGGCGCTGGCGGCGCTGTACGGCTATCCGTCCGACGCCGCGGAGCGGCCGTGGGTGCGCGCGAACTTCGTGGCGACCCTCGACGGCGCGGTCACCGGGGACGACGGCCGCTCCGGATCGATCAACACCGGAGCCGACCGCGCGATCTTCTCCCTGCTGCGCTCCCTGTCCGACGTCGTCCTGGTCGGCGCGGCGACCGTGCGCGCCGAGGAGTACCGGCGGGCCAGGACCGCGCCGCGGTGGAGCGGACTCCGCCGCGCCGACCAGCCGCCGCACCCCGTGGTCGCGGTGGTCAGCCGCTCGGCGAACCTGCCGTCCTCGATCCTGGAGTCCCGCGCCGACGCGGGCGACGCGCTGCTGCTCACCTGCCGCGCCGCCGGGAGCGCAGCGCTCGACCGCGCCCGGCGCGCACTCGGCGACGAACGGGTCGTCGTGCTCGGCGAGGACGGCGTGGCCCCCGACGCCGCGCTGAAGGCGCTCACCGGACGGGGCCTGTGCCGCGTCCTGTGCGAGGGCGGCCCGCACCTGCTGCACGACCTGGTCGCCGCCGACCTGCTGGACGAGCTGTGCCTGACCCTGGCCCCGCGTCTCGTCGCAGGCGACCACCTGCGCATGCTCGCCGGAACCCCCCTGGACCGGCCCTTCCTGCCCCGCCTGCTCGTGGAGTCGGAGGGCACCCTGGCGGGCCGCTGGCAACGCCGACGGTCCTGA
- the folP gene encoding dihydropteroate synthase yields MLRLGGRAFTDDRMLVMAIVNRTPDSFYDRGATWQEERALDRVHQVVAEGADIVDIGGIKAAPGEEIDAAEEIRRVAGFVARVRDAYPDLVISVDTWRAEVGREVCRAGADLLNDAWGGHDPRLAEVAAEFDAGIVCTHTGGVRPRTRPHRVEYDDVVRSAIDDTVALAERAVSLGVDRSRVLIDPAHDFGKTTRHSLELTRRLDEMTATGWPVLVSLSNKDFVGETLDLPVDRRLVGTLAATAVCAWHGARVYRVHEVVETRQVLDMVGSIKGLRAPARAVRGLA; encoded by the coding sequence ATGCTGAGACTGGGCGGTCGAGCGTTCACCGACGACCGGATGCTCGTCATGGCGATCGTCAACCGCACCCCCGACTCCTTCTACGACAGGGGAGCGACCTGGCAGGAGGAACGCGCCCTGGACCGGGTGCACCAGGTTGTCGCGGAGGGAGCCGACATCGTCGACATCGGCGGGATCAAGGCCGCGCCCGGCGAGGAGATCGACGCCGCCGAGGAGATCCGCCGCGTCGCCGGCTTCGTCGCCCGGGTCCGCGACGCCTACCCCGATCTGGTGATCAGCGTCGACACCTGGCGCGCCGAGGTCGGCCGCGAGGTGTGCCGGGCCGGGGCCGACCTCCTCAACGACGCGTGGGGCGGCCACGACCCGCGTCTCGCCGAGGTGGCCGCCGAGTTCGACGCCGGAATCGTGTGCACCCACACCGGCGGGGTGCGCCCGCGCACCCGGCCGCACCGCGTCGAGTACGACGACGTGGTGCGCTCCGCGATCGACGACACCGTCGCCCTCGCCGAACGCGCCGTGTCGCTGGGGGTGGACCGCTCCCGCGTCCTCATCGACCCCGCCCACGACTTCGGCAAGACCACCCGGCACTCCCTGGAACTCACCCGGCGGCTCGACGAGATGACCGCGACCGGCTGGCCGGTGCTGGTCTCCCTGTCCAACAAGGACTTCGTCGGCGAGACCCTGGACCTGCCGGTCGACCGGCGGCTGGTGGGCACCCTGGCCGCCACCGCGGTGTGCGCCTGGCACGGCGCCCGCGTCTACCGGGTCCACGAGGTGGTCGAGACCCGCCAGGTGCTCGACATGGTCGGCAGCATCAAGGGACTCCGCGCCCCCGCCCGGGCCGTGCGCGGACTGGCCTAG
- the rsgA gene encoding ribosome small subunit-dependent GTPase A, translated as MSSELTSSPSASGPLAAYGWDASLDAAFADHRAAGLLPCRVTGVDRGRCDIVTEHGPARAVSTPVTSPDPARTVCAGDWGVLRPRSGELPVLEALLPRRSAIVRSTASARSEGQVLAANVDTVAVVEPLTGPVDLARVERLLALAWESGAVPVVVLTKADRHPAPDSAVAEVAAVAPGAGVVAVSAVTGDGLDALTALLTGTVALLGPSGAGKSTLGNALLGADVMATGEVRARDGRGRHTTVRRQLLPLGGGRVLIDTPGLRGVGLWDAAEGLQRAFPEIGELAEECRFHDCSHTSEPGCAVLAAVADGTLPQRRLDSYHKLVRENEWIAARSDARLRAEIRRGHREISRSLRQSYRLRGRKE; from the coding sequence TTGTCTTCCGAACTCACCTCTTCGCCGTCCGCCTCCGGCCCGCTCGCCGCCTACGGCTGGGACGCCTCCCTGGACGCCGCCTTCGCCGACCACCGCGCCGCCGGACTGCTGCCCTGCCGGGTCACCGGGGTGGACCGCGGCCGCTGCGACATCGTCACCGAGCACGGCCCCGCGCGGGCCGTCAGCACCCCCGTCACCTCGCCCGACCCGGCGCGGACCGTCTGCGCCGGGGACTGGGGTGTGCTGCGCCCCAGGAGCGGGGAGCTCCCGGTGCTGGAGGCGCTGCTGCCGCGGCGCAGCGCGATCGTGCGCTCCACCGCGTCGGCCCGCTCCGAGGGGCAGGTGCTGGCCGCCAACGTCGACACCGTCGCCGTGGTGGAGCCGCTGACCGGGCCGGTGGACCTCGCCCGCGTCGAGCGGCTGCTCGCGCTGGCCTGGGAGAGCGGCGCCGTACCCGTCGTCGTGCTCACCAAGGCCGACCGGCACCCCGCCCCCGACAGCGCGGTCGCCGAGGTGGCCGCCGTCGCGCCCGGCGCGGGCGTGGTCGCGGTCAGCGCCGTCACCGGCGACGGTCTCGACGCGCTCACCGCGCTGCTCACCGGGACGGTCGCGCTGCTGGGGCCGTCCGGCGCGGGCAAGTCCACCCTCGGCAACGCCCTGCTGGGCGCCGACGTGATGGCCACCGGTGAGGTGCGCGCCCGCGACGGCAGGGGCCGCCACACCACGGTCCGCCGCCAACTGTTGCCGCTGGGCGGCGGCCGCGTGCTCATCGACACCCCCGGCCTGCGCGGGGTGGGGCTGTGGGACGCCGCCGAGGGACTCCAGCGCGCCTTCCCCGAGATCGGGGAACTCGCCGAGGAGTGCCGCTTCCACGACTGCTCCCACACGAGTGAACCGGGCTGCGCGGTGCTCGCCGCCGTCGCCGACGGCACCCTGCCGCAACGCCGCCTGGACAGCTACCACAAGCTGGTGCGGGAGAACGAGTGGATCGCCGCGCGCAGCGACGCGCGGCTGCGCGCCGAGATCCGGCGCGGCCACAGGGAGATCTCCCGGTCGCTGCGCCAGTCCTACCGGCTGCGCGGCAGGAAGGAGTAG
- a CDS encoding zinc-dependent alcohol dehydrogenase — protein sequence MKALCWMGVNDLSVEDVPEPTILNDQDVIVKVRASAVCGSDLHLIDGYIPAMRRGDILGHEFLGEVVEVGPGVRDRRVGERVVVCSIISCGRCRYCRRGLFSACDNGNAEPAAFESLYGYAGAGIFAYSHLVGGYAGSHAEYVRVPFADVGAFPVPEDLSDDEAVFASDGVPTGWMAADFCDIEPGHVVAVWGAGGVGQMAAAAAKLLGAARVIVIDRFPDRLRMVERELGLETLDYTRVDVREALRDLTAGRGPDACIEAVGMEAHGNGPQYAYDRVKQAARLEDRAVALREAILSCAKGGVVSVVGVFGSFVDKFPMGAVVNKGLTIRSAQQHGHRYIPMLLERMAAGEIPTAHLATHPLPLSDGVRAYDMFKHKKDGCVRAILHP from the coding sequence ATGAAGGCGCTGTGCTGGATGGGGGTCAACGACCTGTCCGTCGAGGACGTCCCCGAACCCACGATCCTCAACGACCAGGACGTCATCGTCAAGGTGCGGGCGAGCGCGGTCTGCGGTTCCGACCTGCACCTGATCGACGGCTACATTCCCGCGATGCGGCGCGGCGACATCCTCGGCCACGAGTTCCTCGGAGAGGTGGTCGAGGTCGGCCCAGGGGTGCGGGACCGCAGGGTGGGCGAACGCGTGGTGGTGTGCTCGATCATCTCCTGCGGCCGGTGCCGCTACTGCCGCAGGGGGCTCTTCTCCGCCTGCGACAACGGCAACGCCGAACCCGCCGCCTTCGAGTCGCTCTACGGCTACGCGGGCGCGGGCATCTTCGCCTACTCCCACCTGGTCGGCGGGTACGCGGGCAGCCACGCCGAGTACGTGCGGGTGCCCTTCGCCGACGTCGGCGCGTTCCCGGTACCGGAGGACCTGTCCGACGACGAGGCGGTGTTCGCCTCCGACGGGGTGCCCACCGGGTGGATGGCCGCCGACTTCTGCGACATCGAACCCGGCCACGTCGTGGCGGTGTGGGGCGCCGGGGGAGTGGGGCAGATGGCCGCGGCCGCCGCGAAGCTGCTGGGCGCGGCACGGGTCATCGTCATCGACCGGTTCCCCGACCGCCTGCGGATGGTGGAGCGGGAACTCGGCCTGGAGACGCTCGACTACACCCGGGTCGACGTGCGCGAGGCGCTGCGGGACCTGACGGCCGGGCGGGGCCCGGACGCCTGCATCGAGGCGGTCGGCATGGAGGCGCACGGCAACGGCCCGCAGTACGCCTACGACCGCGTCAAGCAGGCGGCGCGGCTGGAGGACCGGGCCGTGGCGCTGCGCGAGGCGATCCTGTCGTGCGCCAAGGGCGGCGTGGTGTCCGTGGTCGGCGTGTTCGGCAGCTTCGTCGACAAGTTCCCGATGGGCGCGGTGGTCAACAAGGGGCTGACGATCCGCAGCGCCCAGCAGCACGGCCACCGCTACATCCCGATGCTGCTGGAGCGCATGGCGGCGGGCGAGATCCCCACCGCCCACCTGGCCACCCACCCGCTGCCGCTGAGCGACGGCGTGCGCGCCTACGACATGTTCAAACACAAGAAGGACGGCTGCGTGCGCGCCATCCTGCACCCGTGA
- a CDS encoding bifunctional GNAT family N-acetyltransferase/acetate--CoA ligase family protein — translation MTIDVGADTAHALLTDGTIALVRPARPEDESRVREMHEAMSPENRRMRFFVSGTPDAGQLARRICARPDRGHQALLAIVDDELIGAAAYDVTDRPDVAEVALAVADRFHGRGVGTLLLEHLASRARHSGVTAFRADVLPANREMLRVFSDIGLRPHQRFDRDVVELTIPLDPDDRYLDAIGERESRAGRESLHPLLRPRSVVVVGGTRRPVSVGNAILRNIRTSGFTGRLYAVHPQAATVADVAAVPSMADLPEAPDLAVISVPPGAVVDVARECGQRGVGAVVVITADLEADADRELFEVCRRHGMRLVGPNCFGVASLDDDVRLQATFSAHPPLPGHAGMVVQSGGIGITLLEHLSRLGIGVSSFVSTGNKLDVSSNDLLRWWEADPNTTMAIMHVESFGNPRKFSRVARRLGRKMPVLTVLAGRSAAGQRAAASHTGASLTPALTTETLFRQAGVLAARGIGELIGTAAFLAHQPLPSGPRVAIVTNAGGTGVLAADACADAGLEVRELGEQTRRDIEALLPAEAASANPIDTTPAARSDQLRACLGRLAEAPEVDAIVAIMVRTALADPLPVVATANWGKPVVAVAPDQAETVTNLPSGEHGVVPSYSGPEAAAAALGHAWERARWLARPAGEAPVLTAVSTDRAQRIARGFLKQRPEGGWLPLDQTMELLGCYGIAMAPWRWTHEPEESARAWRELGGPVALKADVAGVVHKKQAGALRLDLTDAEQVREAHADLADRFGEDLRGVLVQEMAPRGFEVLLGLVQQPVFGPLVVCGLGGTYTEALRTRAARLAPLTDFDADELVRSVPALRTLGEQDGDNAVDLDALRDTALRLSQLAVDLPQVSELDMNPVMAAPSGAMCVDARIRLAVPPSGDPYLRALRPL, via the coding sequence ATGACCATCGACGTCGGCGCCGACACCGCCCACGCGCTGCTGACCGACGGCACGATCGCGCTGGTCCGCCCGGCCCGCCCCGAGGACGAGTCGCGGGTGCGGGAGATGCACGAGGCGATGTCCCCGGAGAACCGGCGGATGCGCTTCTTCGTCTCCGGTACCCCGGACGCCGGCCAGCTCGCACGTCGGATCTGCGCGCGACCGGACCGCGGCCACCAGGCCCTGCTCGCGATCGTCGACGACGAACTCATCGGCGCCGCCGCCTACGACGTCACCGACCGGCCGGACGTCGCCGAGGTGGCGCTGGCCGTCGCCGACCGCTTCCACGGCAGGGGCGTGGGTACCCTGCTGCTGGAGCACCTGGCGTCGCGGGCCCGCCACAGCGGCGTCACCGCGTTCCGGGCCGACGTGCTGCCCGCCAACCGCGAGATGCTGCGGGTCTTCTCCGACATCGGGCTGCGTCCGCATCAGCGCTTCGACCGCGACGTGGTGGAGCTGACCATTCCGCTCGACCCCGACGACCGCTATCTCGACGCCATCGGCGAACGGGAGAGCCGCGCCGGCCGGGAGAGCCTGCACCCGCTGCTGCGCCCGCGGTCGGTGGTGGTCGTCGGCGGCACCCGGCGGCCGGTGTCCGTCGGCAACGCGATCCTGCGCAACATCCGCACCAGCGGGTTCACCGGACGCCTGTACGCGGTGCACCCGCAGGCCGCGACCGTGGCCGACGTGGCCGCCGTTCCCTCGATGGCCGACCTGCCGGAGGCCCCGGACCTGGCGGTGATCTCGGTGCCCCCGGGCGCGGTGGTCGACGTGGCCCGGGAGTGCGGGCAGCGGGGCGTGGGGGCGGTCGTCGTCATCACCGCCGACCTGGAGGCGGACGCCGACCGGGAACTGTTCGAGGTGTGCCGCCGCCACGGGATGCGGCTGGTCGGTCCGAACTGCTTCGGGGTGGCCTCCCTGGACGACGACGTCCGCCTGCAGGCCACCTTCTCCGCGCATCCGCCGCTGCCCGGCCACGCGGGCATGGTCGTGCAGTCCGGCGGCATCGGCATCACGCTGCTGGAGCACCTCTCACGACTGGGCATCGGCGTCTCCTCGTTCGTGTCCACGGGCAACAAGCTCGACGTCAGCAGCAACGACCTGCTGCGGTGGTGGGAGGCCGACCCGAACACCACGATGGCGATCATGCACGTGGAGTCCTTCGGCAACCCGCGCAAGTTCTCCCGGGTGGCCCGCCGCCTGGGGCGGAAGATGCCGGTCCTCACGGTGCTCGCCGGACGCTCGGCCGCCGGGCAGCGGGCGGCGGCCTCCCACACCGGGGCGTCGCTGACGCCCGCGCTGACCACGGAGACGCTGTTCCGGCAGGCGGGCGTGCTGGCCGCGCGCGGCATCGGCGAACTGATCGGCACCGCCGCGTTCCTCGCCCACCAGCCGCTTCCGTCGGGACCGCGCGTCGCCATCGTCACCAACGCCGGAGGCACCGGGGTGCTGGCCGCCGACGCGTGCGCCGACGCCGGTCTGGAGGTCCGCGAACTCGGCGAGCAGACCCGCCGGGACATCGAGGCGCTGCTGCCCGCCGAGGCGGCCAGCGCCAACCCCATCGACACCACGCCCGCGGCACGCAGCGACCAGTTGCGCGCCTGCCTGGGGCGACTGGCCGAGGCCCCGGAGGTGGACGCGATCGTCGCGATCATGGTGCGCACCGCGCTCGCCGACCCGCTGCCGGTGGTGGCGACCGCGAACTGGGGCAAGCCGGTGGTCGCCGTCGCCCCGGACCAGGCGGAGACGGTGACCAACCTGCCCTCGGGCGAGCACGGCGTGGTGCCCTCCTACAGCGGTCCCGAGGCGGCCGCCGCGGCGCTGGGGCACGCGTGGGAGCGCGCCAGGTGGCTGGCCCGGCCGGCCGGGGAGGCGCCGGTCCTCACCGCCGTCTCCACCGACCGCGCCCAGCGGATCGCGCGCGGCTTCCTGAAGCAGCGGCCGGAGGGCGGCTGGCTGCCGCTGGACCAGACGATGGAGCTGCTGGGCTGCTACGGGATCGCGATGGCGCCGTGGCGGTGGACCCACGAGCCCGAGGAGTCGGCGCGGGCCTGGCGGGAGCTGGGCGGACCGGTGGCGTTGAAGGCGGACGTCGCCGGGGTGGTGCACAAGAAGCAGGCGGGCGCGCTGCGCCTGGACCTCACCGACGCCGAGCAGGTGCGTGAGGCGCACGCGGACCTGGCCGACCGGTTCGGAGAGGACCTGCGCGGAGTCCTGGTGCAGGAGATGGCCCCGCGCGGGTTCGAGGTGCTGCTCGGGCTGGTGCAGCAGCCGGTGTTCGGGCCGCTGGTGGTGTGCGGGCTGGGCGGCACCTACACCGAGGCGCTGCGCACCAGGGCGGCGCGGCTGGCCCCGCTCACCGACTTCGACGCCGACGAGCTGGTCCGCTCGGTTCCCGCGCTGCGCACGCTCGGCGAGCAGGACGGCGACAACGCCGTGGACCTGGACGCGCTGCGCGACACGGCGCTGCGGCTGTCGCAACTGGCCGTGGACCTGCCGCAGGTGTCGGAGCTCGACATGAACCCGGTCATGGCCGCCCCGTCGGGGGCGATGTGCGTGGACGCGCGCATCCGGTTGGCGGTGCCTCCGTCGGGCGATCCCTACCTGCGGGCGCTGCGGCCGCTGTGA
- a CDS encoding OmpA family protein, protein MPVLSAPPGARKEERLVRGGACLALATLLLATGCGPVSAPGTDRSGGGASEAPGAASDEAGAPVVSRPLNAWVAPDVEASVALHRVDDAHMVAVLSLTNNGSEREQLWSHLADPFGESGNSDHDYPWNHFSGIAWLDPSGRALHKPYHLPDRSCLCSAKDDTGPFLDPGGTQEAYSVLAAPPADVSSVTVVTGLTLPFVDVPIGDGAPEGLDYRTPDDHPDAAPESTELVSVVDSPEQTVVEGTEATEIHLSTDVLFEVNESTLTDEATQALQDAAARIDASGAREVLVEGHTDSTGDDAINNPLSVERAEAVRDALADTVASDVEFTTVGHGSGQPIADNGTEEGRQRNRRVTVTVDRTGSAGEADLRDSGDPGGAPATGDGRGPAGVAVSGRPNDLGDAEVEVALTDLRALTPETALLSYTVTNPGPQELSVDLAYAFDGWMEFRYRAAYAVALLHPDTREMSLPLRVAPLDSGTKPWCLCSSASGTNLSALRLGAGQTREYYAILPVTPGSTVTDVQVGRLPLLEDVAIRS, encoded by the coding sequence ATGCCTGTTCTCTCCGCGCCGCCCGGCGCGCGGAAGGAGGAGCGTCTCGTCCGCGGCGGCGCGTGTCTCGCGCTGGCGACCCTGCTGCTGGCCACCGGCTGCGGTCCGGTGTCCGCCCCAGGCACCGACCGGTCCGGAGGCGGCGCCTCCGAAGCGCCGGGTGCGGCCTCGGACGAAGCGGGCGCCCCGGTGGTCTCCCGCCCGCTCAACGCCTGGGTCGCCCCGGATGTGGAGGCATCGGTGGCGCTGCACCGGGTCGACGACGCGCACATGGTTGCCGTGCTGTCCCTCACCAACAACGGATCGGAGCGCGAGCAGCTGTGGTCGCACCTGGCCGACCCCTTCGGCGAGTCCGGCAACAGCGACCACGACTACCCGTGGAACCACTTCAGCGGGATCGCGTGGCTCGACCCGTCGGGGCGCGCCCTGCACAAGCCCTACCACCTCCCCGACCGCAGCTGCCTGTGCAGCGCCAAGGACGACACGGGACCGTTCCTGGACCCCGGCGGGACCCAGGAGGCCTACTCGGTGCTGGCCGCGCCGCCCGCCGACGTCTCCTCGGTGACCGTCGTCACCGGCCTCACCCTTCCGTTCGTCGACGTTCCGATCGGCGACGGCGCGCCCGAAGGGCTGGACTACCGGACCCCGGACGACCATCCCGACGCGGCCCCGGAGTCCACCGAACTGGTGTCGGTGGTCGACTCCCCGGAGCAGACCGTGGTCGAGGGCACGGAGGCCACCGAGATCCACCTGTCCACCGACGTGCTGTTCGAGGTCAACGAGTCGACGCTCACCGACGAGGCGACGCAGGCCCTCCAGGACGCGGCGGCCCGCATCGACGCCTCGGGGGCGCGTGAGGTGCTGGTCGAGGGGCACACCGACAGCACCGGCGACGACGCGATCAACAATCCGCTGTCGGTGGAGCGGGCCGAGGCGGTCCGCGACGCGCTGGCCGACACGGTCGCCTCCGACGTCGAGTTCACCACGGTCGGGCACGGCTCCGGTCAGCCCATCGCCGACAACGGCACCGAGGAGGGACGGCAGCGCAACCGGCGGGTCACCGTCACCGTCGACCGCACCGGTTCCGCCGGGGAGGCGGACCTCCGGGACTCCGGCGACCCCGGCGGGGCCCCGGCCACCGGGGACGGCCGCGGCCCCGCCGGGGTCGCGGTGAGCGGCCGTCCCAACGACCTCGGCGACGCCGAGGTCGAGGTCGCGCTCACCGACCTGCGCGCCCTCACCCCGGAGACCGCGCTGCTCAGCTACACCGTCACCAACCCCGGGCCGCAGGAGCTCTCGGTGGACCTGGCCTACGCCTTCGACGGCTGGATGGAGTTCCGCTACCGCGCCGCGTACGCGGTGGCGCTGCTGCACCCCGACACCCGGGAGATGTCGCTGCCGCTGCGGGTGGCGCCGCTGGACAGCGGAACCAAACCGTGGTGCCTGTGCAGTTCCGCCTCCGGCACCAACCTGTCGGCGCTGCGTCTGGGCGCGGGGCAGACCCGCGAGTACTACGCGATCCTGCCGGTCACGCCGGGCAGCACGGTCACCGACGTGCAGGTCGGGCGGCTGCCGCTGCTGGAGGACGTCGCGATCCGCTCCTGA